The following DNA comes from cyanobiont of Ornithocercus magnificus.
AAGCTCTTTCGATCATGACCCCCTCCCTTGCTAATTTCTTAAACAGTTTGCTCTGGGGCAGTTTGATTGTGGTTGTTCCCGCCACGATTGCCCTTATAATACTGAGCCAGACCGATCAAGTAGATAGAAAACTCTGAAAGCAACTCATCCAGTTGCAAACCTAGACTTAATGTAGATGTACCCCAGGGACTTTCCAGCACCTAGGGGCTTTAGGGAGCACACTACTGTGGTTAACGCCAGTTTAAATTGGGCTAGCGTCGTCGGGATAGTGCTAGCTGTAGGCGGAGCCTTGCTCTACTTTGTGCGCACGTTCAAGCCGGCACTCGCAAGGGACTATGATGTCTTCTTCGCGGCAGTCGGCCTCCTCTGTGGCGGCATACTTTTTTTCCAAGGCTGGCGTCTTGACCCAATCCTTCAATTTGGGCAGTCCTTACTGGCTGGCACTACTATCTTCTTCGCTTACGAGAGCGTGCGGTTACGTGGAATCTCAACAGAACAAGCACGGCGATCGGCTTACTTTGACGATGAACTAACATCCCCACCCCGGCAACCATCAGCAGATAGACTGCGCGACAGCTGGAATGAGCCATATGACCGACTGGCTGAGCCACGCTCACCAAGGCGACAGTTTGCTAGCAACCAGGTCGGCAGGCGGGACTACAGTGAAGAAGGACAATACAGACTAAGAAGAAATATACAACCGGTTATCCCAGAAGAGGCTATCAGTCGACGCTTTGCCTCCTCTTCAGAAGATTTACAGGCAGCATGGCCTAATGAGGATGAACGTGCAACACGTCAGTTAACGCGCTTCAGCCGTAGCAATAATGATAGTTACGAGAAACAAGATCAGAAACCGGCCTTTGGCGATCGCCGCCGCCGTGACAAGCAACGTCAGGGCAGCCGTCCTACTGCGATTGATAGGAGCATTATGAAATCCTCCTCTTCCTCATTGGAACGCGAGAACAGTTCATCTCCCATAGCAAAAGCAAAAACTGATCTCGGGGTGCCTCGAGGCACCCAACTTCGGTTGCAGACCGAAGAAGCTTCTTTCTCGCCAGTGACATCGGCCACCGCCACATCTCAAAGACCAACCCCTCGTAGCTCACGTTCTCGGGATAACAGCTCCCGTTTCGACAACTGAACTTGGCATTATTAGCCAGACGTGTCCTGCTGCCTTTATTAATGGCAGCAGGACTTTGGGGTTGTGTAGTTAAGGAACATGCTTCTACGATGACGATGGTGGGCAATGAACGGGAACCAAGTCTGAGTGGTAATGGTCGACTACTTGCATCAATTGTTGATCTGGACGGCCAGCCGACAGTACAGCTGCGTAATATTGAGAGTGGAAAAATTCTACCTCTAAGCTACCTGCAACGGCATCAACCCCACAGTTCACCATCTCTGAGCTGGAATGGTCGTTATGTGGCTGTAATAGGTAACTGGAGAAATGGACAACGGCGAGCGCTAATTGAGGACCGGCTTAACCATCGAGTTCACCGATTGCAACTTCTAGGAAGCCAAGCTCCTGTACGAATAAGTCTTTCTCCTGATGCTCGCCAGTTAGCTGTACAGTGGATAAAGCGTGGGCAGTGGCTGATCAAGGTCTTGGACCTTAGTCAACTGCTAGAGCCAGATTGGCCTGCCGGCAAACAGCTCACGACATCCACGAGGCTAGCTGATGTGTCACGATGATTCACCCTCAGTCACTAATGCTGCTGGTATCTGTTTTGCTGTTTTTACTGACGAGCTGTAGGGGCCAGATAGTAAGCTCATCTAACAATATAGATTCTCTAATACACCACTCTAACACTAATCAGCGCAGTCCAGCTATGGGACAGCAAATGCTGGCAACAATTGCCAATCGAGACAACCATGACGAAATTGAGCTATTTGATCTACGCACAAATCGCAATATTGCTCTGCCCAACCTAAATCAAACTGATGTCCAGCCAATAAGTGTCAGCATCGATGCCGATGCTGAGCGAGTTGCCATTGTTCGGCAGCGTGAAGGCAGAGCTGAGTTAGTAATTTATCTTCGTAGCTTAGGAAGCTTGCAGCAGCTAGAGTTAAATCCCCCAGGAGTTCCACGACATGTAAGTCTCGACGCTACAGGTCAATTCTTAGCGGTTGAGGTAAGTCGTGCTGGCGTATGGCAAACAGACCTTCTGCATCTCTACTTTTAAGGGCCTTAATCGCAGAGATCAAGGCACGAGCCCAGCCCAGTGAAGAAAAGTGTCATGGCTAAGTGTCTCGATTAGCAACACAGCAGAGAATCCCAACATTGCAAAGCGCCCGTTTACACGCTCAGCGTAGTTGCTCCAACCAAATGCTGGTACATCACCAGTAGTTGCGCTAGTCATTGGAATCCCAGAGGCGCTGTTGGTATCGTTAGTCATAAGTCGAGGATTTTCAGATACGACCGAACTCATAGCTAGATGCTGGCATCAGCTGCCAGCCTCCAAGACCATCAAGCTCTAGCACTGTGTCGTGGAAGGCTTTAAGTGTGGGTCGGTGGCCAACACTGATAAAGGCTATCTCACGCTGGCAAAGAAGATCGTACAAATGGCGCTCAGTAGCCACGTCGAGAGCGCTCGTTGCTTCATCCAAGACAACCATATGCGGAGCGTTTAGCAGAAGTCGGGCGAAGGCGAGACGTTGCTGCTCACCAAGGGATAGTAGACGTGGCCAGTCTTGCTTGATATCAAGGTCAGGGTAACGCCTGACTAGATCTGGCAACCGAACTTGCTCCAGTACTGCTCGTAGTTGAGCATCACCGAAACGGTCTGGGCGCAGCGGGTAGCAAAGCTGCTCCCTCAATGTTCCCAGCAGCATATATGGCTTCTGGGGGATGAAGAGAAGTTCTCCTGCAGGAGGCCTCTTAATCTCGCCCCCAGCCTCTGGTACCCACAGGTCACTAACTAGCCTTAAAAAAGAGGTCTTACCGCAACCAGAAGGACCCACTACAAGTAGACGTTGTTGTGGGTCAAGGCTTAGGCTAAGATCCCGAATTAAAACGCGGTCGGTACTAGGAGGACTAAGACTAACATGATGTAGTGAAAGCCGATCAGAATTTCCGGAATTAGTCTTTGCTAGTGTGGGAGATGTAGTAGACTTAGACTGACTGATTTCATCAACGCGCCCTTGGAAACTTTCGAGACGAGATATACTGGCAGAAAAAGCCGCTAGGCGGTCGATATTGTTGACAATATAACTAACTGAGAACAGCACCTGCGAGAAAGCAATACTTGCTTGGCCAAAGACACCAAAGTCCACCTCTTTAGCAAAGTAGATTGGGGCTATTACTAGCCAGGGGAGAAAGCGGGAAAAGTAGTCATAAGAACGCTGAATCACACTGATCAACGCCTCCCAGATAATCAGGCGGTTGTAGTTTCGGATAGCACCATCGAGTCGACGATTGGCTTCTACTCCCTCTTGATTCTCACCACCATAGAAAGCAATCGACTCAGCATTATCTCTTATGTGCACAAGACCATAGCGGAAGTCAGCCTCTAGCTTTAGCTGTTGATAATTGAGTGAGACGAGACGACGGCTAGCTATGACAATTAGCGTTGTACCAATTAGGGAGTAGACAAGTAAAAATAGCGCTAAGCGCTCGTTAATAGTCCAAAGGACAATGGCGAAGCTGAAAAAGGTTAGCAGGGCTGAAATAACCTCTACTAGTACACTGAGGCTGGTGGAAGTAAAGCTGCGTGTGTCGTCAGAGATCCTCTGGTCAGGGTTATCAATATTTGACAGGGACTCGTCGTTAGGGTTAAGGATATAATAAGCTCTGTTTGAAAGGTAGCGACCTAGAAGACGAGAACTTAGCCACTGACGCCACATTAAGCCTAACTTTGGAATTAAATAGCTCTGAACTGCTCTAATTGGCAGTGCTATGATTAGGCAAAAGCAGTAAATAGCTACAATTTTCCAGAAGCTATCTTGGTCGTAGGAAACAAGTGCATTTTCGATATTACGTGCTATATAGCTGATACCAACATTGATGCCATTGATTACAAGAATCAACAGAGCAATTATGCTAAGCAAGAGCCAAGGCAACCAGCGACCCTGACGTAGTTTAGACCGGAAAGCAATGAAACATGCGACTCCGGCTAACATGACCAGGCTGATAGTGGGGCCGATCCAGCTGCCCCAAATCGCTGCTACACGCTGAGGAATTCCTGGCAGGAAGCGGTCACGCCAACCAGGCACTAGCTCACCACTAACAGCAACTGCACCAGTTAGAAGAAGTAGGGTGAGGCCAACTACGATCGCAAGCAGTGCAACTACAAGCAGCAGGAACTGCCAGCCGCGAGTTTCCTCAACAGGCAAGAAGTAGGGCTGAGCAAGACGCTGAAGCTTACCAAGCTGACTGGTCAGTCCTTGAAGAGGTTTCCGGGCGGTCGTAGTCATCCCGTCATTGTCGCCATCGCTGCAGTCAGCCGGGAGGCCATGTCAGAGGACGGCCCCCGATTACGTGCACATGCAGATGGAACACAGTCTGGCCAGCACTAGCACCACTATTAATTATTGTCCGCCATTCCTCAAGGCCTTCTTGCGATGCGACCTTTGTTGCAACTAACAGCAGATGTCCAAGCAGGTAACAGTCCTCTTTGCCGGCAGACCGCAGGCTTTCTATCGGTTTGCGAGGGATCACCAACACATGAACAGGTGCTTGAGGCTGGATATCGCGGAACGCGAGACAGTAGTCATCACTATAGACCTCGTCACAACTGATTTCGCCACATAGGATGCGACCGAAGATTGTTTTGCCAGTCATGCGTGACAGGAAACCGCAGAAGCTACAGTGCAGCAGCTGAGAAGCTGTACGGAAAACTCTATAAGTAGAGTCAAGTAAGCTGAGTGCATATACAGGCCTGCGGACAAAATTATTCCCTTATCTTGACGTTCTTGATCGGGTTCCGCCCTAGCTACAGGAGCTGAGGCAACAGGTTGCCGACAACTTATAGGCTGGAGAACTAAGGTTTAGCCTTAGCCACAGATTAATTCATAGGCAGATTTTAACCTCTTATTTAGCTCATATTCGTCAGAGCAGAAGGTATAAACTTGGATTAGCCAAAGCGAATATCAAGACTGCGCAGATAAGTTTGCAGGCCAGCATCCTGGATCGGCAGTAAGTAAGATGTGCTGCTGCTCTCGTTTACATGAGCATGCCAATGTCCTGGAGGTGTAATGAAGACACCACCAGCTTGCCAATCAATTCGCTCTGGGCTGCAAATTGTGCCGTTGGCGTTGAGTTTTGTACCTACTAGGGTATAACAATTCGGCTCACAGCTGATGATTAGATCCAAAGCTACTGATTGATGGCGGTGTGGCATCTGAGTCGAGCCAGCTGGTACCATACCATACATAGCCCAAAGTACATGAGTTACAGTACGTGTATGAGGCAAGTCGTGGTTGGCTAGCAGTAAACTTAAACGGTTGCTATGAGCGCTGGCAGGGTTAGCAGCTAATCTTTCTAGCTCCGACCGTAGCCAGTCAGCCGGGTAATGAGTTGCCTCAAAGCGAGGCCAAGTCGGCTTTACTCCCAGATAGTCTAGCAGAGGAGCATCATGTACCCAGTAGAGGACACTGGTATTATCGGCTTCCAACAAAGGATCAGGGCCTGCGGGCAGCACAAACAAATCTCCTGCATCCCAGCTAATTGGGACTGCAGGGCTCGGATCCGCAGAATAGCAACAGCGACCACTACCAGAAAGTACAAAAAACAGTGAGCTTGTAGTATGCGCAGCTGCTTTGATGGACTCGCCGGCTTTGATACGAATAAAGTGAGCTGCAAGACCAGGGCTAGTTGCTATTCCTGTAATTCCCAGTTCATGGCTTAGATCAAGGGGAGTAATGCCACTAGGTCCACTGTTGTGTAAATTCGCATTCCACTGACGATAGGGAATTGGCTCAGTAAGGCCAGGTCGTATCGGATTAGCTGCTTGTCGGTAATCAAACAGTAGGGCCTTACTGGCTGAAGCAGCCCGTACCATAGCAGTCCTTTGCAGTTGGGTTTCCTGCAAATTCTAGTGGGCTACCATCACTTACTTGAACTGCAGTTTTTGGATATCTTGAACTTAGAGCCCAAGGTCTAAGACTCTAAGCATATCTCTGCCCACTGAATTATAGATGAAGTGTAAGTCCAGTCAGGAAGCTACTGAGGAATTTAGGAGGCTGGAGGAGTGCTTACTTTACAAAGGCTTAGTGCAAGAGTTATGACTCCAGCCTCGTAATTAGTGAGATAGTTAGACCTAGCATTATTTGCACATTCTCAAGCCTAGAGAGTCCCAAGCTTCTTTCAGAGTGTAGTAGGTAGCTCAAAGCTTGTGGATCTATACATTACAACCCTACCATGACTTATGGGGTAAGTCATGGTAGGGTTGCGGACCAATTGGAGGCGGCATGTTTAGCTTTTCCTCTCTAGGGTTACCGATCGCATGAGAGAAGGTCTCTCCGAGCCAGCGCTGCAAGGCTGCCATATTGATGGTCACTGAGGTCGCCTCATATTGTTCTGGACCCAAAGTTTGTGAATGCTGCTAGAAGATGACAACATGTGGGTACAAAGCTTCATGTCTTGATGGAGAAGCCTGAATTAATACTTACTTAGCGGCGGCGGCGGCGCTGCTGAGCCTTGCGCTTGTACTTCTCGATAGGGGTCTCATGATGACGCAGGCGCTTGAGATCAGCAAAAATGCCAGCTTTTGAAACTTGCCTCTTAAAGCGGCGTAATGCAGATTCAATACCCTCATTTTCTCCGACTGTGACCTGGGTCATGCAGTTAAGTACATTTGTGGTCAGCTATCTTATCAATACGCATGACTACTTCAGGAAGTCCTATTTCTTCTAAGCATCACTATCGCTAGATTTGGGCCACGTCTCTCGATAAAGGTAGAGATGACCAAGACCTTGGCCACCGTACTGTCGCCGCATTAGTGACCACCCAGGCTCTAGATTGAGTTGGACAAACCCATCAGTGATACCGCCGGCAGTAGCCACTAACGTTGGGCGGCGGGAAATATTTCGGGTTGGCATAGCTACTAGCTGAATATCACCTGCTGTCTTAACAATGCTTAGCCGGTAGCTAGTCCCTAAGTCCTTGTTCCCAATACGTAGGGAATATCCATTTGCATCAATGTAGCGGCTGCAGATACCTGTGAAGTCAAAGCTAGTTAGTAGGGGATCAACTACTGATGGCGAACCGCCTACTACTCTATAACAAGGACGCTCACTGGTGCGCTGCTCGTAAATATTGAGTTGGGAAGCCACTCCTGAGCCAATAGGCGCAGCTACTAAAACAAACTGGTTGGCATCTACAGCTAGTGTTCCAAAAACTGAACTCTGAGCGAGCAAATTAGGCGCCGTAACCATAGAACTGACAAGGCTTGTAAGACAAGCAGCCTGAACAGAGATCCGAAAGCTGACCATTGGTGGAGCTAATCTACGCTGATATTAGTATGAAGAAGAATCGAAACTCGAAGTACCTGTTAAGCTGTCTTGTTAAGCCGAATTGCAATTAGAAGTGATCCGATCGTAGCCGGTGCAGTCAATCCTAGGATCCAGCTAGTGGTGGTAACGCCTAGATCAGGATTACCATAAGCAAGCTCGAAGATAGAGCCAGTTGCTGCAATACCAAGAATGCAGGCAAGGGCAAGAAACAGCCCTGCGAGAGGATTCATTGGCATAGGTCAAGAGCTTCAGAACATAATCAAGTTAGTGAGCGGATATCATCTGCCTTAAAGCCGTGTGACTTAAGCTCTCGGTCAAGTGCAGACTCGTCTTGTACTCTGTCAACAAACAGTACTCCATGAAGATGGTCCAGCTCATGCTGTATGCAACGGGCCATTAGACCATCTGCCTTCATACGATGAGGACGCCCCATCTCATCGCGGAAATTGACTTCAATGGTGGTAGGGCGCACCACATCTAAATAAACGCCAGGTATACTGAGACAACCCTCTTCGTAGGTGGTGATTGATGCTCCAGCTGATGTAATCTCAGGATTGATCAGCACTAATGGTGGTGAGACAGGGTCCTCGATCTCAAGGTCAATTACCATTAGCTGTTTATGAATACCCACCTGTGGCGCTGCCAGTCCAATGCCCCGAGCAGTATACATGCTGTGTAGCATTTGTCTTACAATTTCCCGCACCGACTCATCAACTTTAGTGATGCGCTCAGTGCGTTTGCGAAGTGAGCAGTCTCCGAGAGTGCGAATATCAAGTGGCGGAGTATCTAGTGGTTCCTTAGATACACTAACGCTTCTATGGGATTGGTCGACCGACCGCGCCAGCTGGGCAAAGCTTTTCAGCAAGGGTTTGCTAATGACAGTAGTTCTACGATCCTAGGCAGCCTGCCAGAGTCCGCCACTTCGCCAACACGCAAATGTCCTCCCCCTTATGGAACCAGCAACCATTGGCTGCGGCTCTGGCCTTAGCTTATCAACCGAGCCTTTCTGAACCCCGTTTAGTGGGAGACTGGGTGCTCTGGCTTGAGCGGCGTCCACAGGAACAAGGACGCACCACAGCGTTGATCCGACCCTGGAGACAGCCCGAGGTAGAACCACAGGAGCTGACTCCTGCACCAGCTAACCTCCGCAGCCGCGTGCATAACTATGGTGGCGGTGCACTTGCTGAGAAAGCTGAAGGTGATGAACTGCTACTAGTCTGGACTGATGACTGGGCCGGCTGCTTGATCAGCTGTCGCTGGCGCGGGCTACTGCGGCCGAAAAAGAGAAACGGGGCTTGGCTAGAAGCTCTGGGCGAGCCTGTATCTTTGACCCCTCAAGACGGAGTACCATTAGCTGCTGGTTTCATTGACCACCGATTTCACCGCTGGGTTGGCGTGATGGAAAATCATGGACGAGACCTGATAGTTACAGTACCGCTCGATAAACATAGCAGTGAAAGTCTAAGCATCCTGCATCGACCAGTTGACTTTGCTGGCTACCCTTGTCTTAGGTCAGATGGCAAATATATAGCTTGGGTCGAGTGGCAACAACCATCAATGCCTTGGGAGGCATCAACGCTTTGGTACTCCGAGATAACTAGTTCAGGAGCCTTGGGATCACCTAAATGCTACTTAGGCTGTTTACCTTCTCAGAAACCCGCATTTCATAATGTCTCTGTTTTCCAACCCCTTTGGTTGCTTGATGGCCAGCTAGCAGTGGCAGAAGACAGCAGTGGTTGGTGGAATCCTGCCTTGCTATCGCCCTGCGACCCAACACTGCGGCGGCCTTGGAAAGTGAAGGTCGAATGCGGAATACCACAGTGGACTTATGGCATGCGTACGCTTGCCGCTTGGCGAAGTGGTTTGTTAGCGGCCTGCTGTAGTGAGGGCTGCTGGCAATTGCGGCATTTTCGTGAGGATGGGATTATCGAGATACTTTCTCAACCCTTCGATGACTTGACCGGCCTTTATGTTCTTGATGACCGTGCTGTAGCTATTGCTAGCAGTCCTGACTGCAG
Coding sequences within:
- a CDS encoding high light inducible protein — its product is MSSVVSENPRLMTNDTNSASGIPMTSATTGDVPAFGWSNYAERVNGRFAMLGFSAVLLIETLSHDTFLHWAGLVP
- a CDS encoding histidine triad nucleotide-binding protein, whose product is MTGKTIFGRILCGEISCDEVYSDDYCLAFRDIQPQAPVHVLVIPRKPIESLRSAGKEDCYLLGHLLLVATKVASQEGLEEWRTIINSGASAGQTVFHLHVHVIGGRPLTWPPG
- a CDS encoding biopolymer transporter: MIHPQSLMLLVSVLLFLLTSCRGQIVSSSNNIDSLIHHSNTNQRSPAMGQQMLATIANRDNHDEIELFDLRTNRNIALPNLNQTDVQPISVSIDADAERVAIVRQREGRAELVIYLRSLGSLQQLELNPPGVPRHVSLDATGQFLAVEVSRAGVWQTDLLHLYF
- a CDS encoding cupin — translated: MVRAASASKALLFDYRQAANPIRPGLTEPIPYRQWNANLHNSGPSGITPLDLSHELGITGIATSPGLAAHFIRIKAGESIKAAAHTTSSLFFVLSGSGRCCYSADPSPAVPISWDAGDLFVLPAGPDPLLEADNTSVLYWVHDAPLLDYLGVKPTWPRFEATHYPADWLRSELERLAANPASAHSNRLSLLLANHDLPHTRTVTHVLWAMYGMVPAGSTQMPHRHQSVALDLIISCEPNCYTLVGTKLNANGTICSPERIDWQAGGVFITPPGHWHAHVNESSSTSYLLPIQDAGLQTYLRSLDIRFG
- a CDS encoding peptide deformylase gives rise to the protein MLKSFAQLARSVDQSHRSVSVSKEPLDTPPLDIRTLGDCSLRKRTERITKVDESVREIVRQMLHSMYTARGIGLAAPQVGIHKQLMVIDLEIEDPVSPPLVLINPEITSAGASITTYEEGCLSIPGVYLDVVRPTTIEVNFRDEMGRPHRMKADGLMARCIQHELDHLHGVLFVDRVQDESALDRELKSHGFKADDIRSLT
- a CDS encoding Tol biopolymer transporter periplasmic protein, producing the protein MAAGLWGCVVKEHASTMTMVGNEREPSLSGNGRLLASIVDLDGQPTVQLRNIESGKILPLSYLQRHQPHSSPSLSWNGRYVAVIGNWRNGQRRALIEDRLNHRVHRLQLLGSQAPVRISLSPDARQLAVQWIKRGQWLIKVLDLSQLLEPDWPAGKQLTTSTRLADVSR
- a CDS encoding ABC transporter ATP-binding protein/permease; translated protein: MTTTARKPLQGLTSQLGKLQRLAQPYFLPVEETRGWQFLLLVVALLAIVVGLTLLLLTGAVAVSGELVPGWRDRFLPGIPQRVAAIWGSWIGPTISLVMLAGVACFIAFRSKLRQGRWLPWLLLSIIALLILVINGINVGISYIARNIENALVSYDQDSFWKIVAIYCFCLIIALPIRAVQSYLIPKLGLMWRQWLSSRLLGRYLSNRAYYILNPNDESLSNIDNPDQRISDDTRSFTSTSLSVLVEVISALLTFFSFAIVLWTINERLALFLLVYSLIGTTLIVIASRRLVSLNYQQLKLEADFRYGLVHIRDNAESIAFYGGENQEGVEANRRLDGAIRNYNRLIIWEALISVIQRSYDYFSRFLPWLVIAPIYFAKEVDFGVFGQASIAFSQVLFSVSYIVNNIDRLAAFSASISRLESFQGRVDEISQSKSTTSPTLAKTNSGNSDRLSLHHVSLSPPSTDRVLIRDLSLSLDPQQRLLVVGPSGCGKTSFLRLVSDLWVPEAGGEIKRPPAGELLFIPQKPYMLLGTLREQLCYPLRPDRFGDAQLRAVLEQVRLPDLVRRYPDLDIKQDWPRLLSLGEQQRLAFARLLLNAPHMVVLDEATSALDVATERHLYDLLCQREIAFISVGHRPTLKAFHDTVLELDGLGGWQLMPASSYEFGRI
- a CDS encoding 30S ribosomal protein S21; this encodes MTQVTVGENEGIESALRRFKRQVSKAGIFADLKRLRHHETPIEKYKRKAQQRRRRR